A part of Propioniciclava coleopterorum genomic DNA contains:
- the qcrC gene encoding cytochrome bc1 complex diheme cytochrome c subunit, with amino-acid sequence MRSGTPRRRNKAARPLSLVLALVLLGSLYAALMPSAQVAADTGTSAQVAEGKALFQVTCSSCHGLNGEGTSQGPSLIGVGAASVDFQVSTGRMPMARPGEQAPRKVNTYTAEEIGKLSAYVASLGPGPAVPKSSQYDYSTLTDEQIARGGELFRTNCSACHQAAANGGALPNGKYAPSLHGVEPLHIYEAVRTGPQQMPVFAEGAIPDEDLASIIGYLKGIEDQPSAGFSLGGLGPVTEGLFGWIIGIGGLCLFAVWITSRGARAK; translated from the coding sequence ATGCGATCGGGAACCCCAAGAAGGCGAAACAAGGCGGCGCGTCCACTCTCGCTCGTCCTCGCCCTCGTGCTGCTGGGCTCGCTCTACGCGGCCCTGATGCCGTCGGCCCAGGTGGCCGCCGACACCGGCACGTCGGCGCAGGTCGCCGAGGGCAAGGCCCTGTTCCAGGTGACCTGCTCCTCCTGCCACGGCCTGAACGGTGAGGGGACCTCCCAGGGCCCCTCGCTCATCGGCGTCGGGGCCGCCTCCGTGGACTTCCAGGTGAGCACCGGCCGGATGCCGATGGCCCGCCCCGGTGAGCAGGCGCCCCGCAAGGTGAACACCTACACCGCCGAGGAGATCGGCAAGCTCTCCGCCTACGTCGCGTCGCTGGGCCCCGGCCCGGCCGTCCCGAAGTCGTCGCAGTACGACTACTCGACGCTGACCGACGAGCAGATCGCCCGCGGCGGCGAACTGTTCCGCACCAACTGCTCCGCGTGCCACCAGGCGGCCGCGAACGGCGGCGCGCTGCCCAACGGCAAGTACGCCCCCTCGCTGCACGGCGTCGAGCCGCTGCACATCTACGAGGCGGTCCGCACCGGCCCGCAGCAGATGCCCGTGTTCGCCGAGGGCGCCATCCCGGACGAGGACCTCGCCTCGATCATCGGCTACCTCAAGGGCATCGAGGACCAGCCGAGCGCCGGCTTCTCGCTCGGCGGGCTCGGCCCGGTCACCGAGGGCCTGTTCGGCTGGATCATCGGCATCGGCGGCCTGTGCCTGTTCGCCGTCTGGATCACTTCTCGAGGAGCGCGCGCGAAATGA
- the ctaE gene encoding aa3-type cytochrome oxidase subunit III: MAPARLIGVKGRPDALAVGTVIWLASELMFFAALFAAYFNLRNATTAMAAPGEETMWQWGSSHFMQELFGINLPWFSLINTTILVLSSVTCQIGVYRAERGFVSRTGSILNPAKWGMREWYILTFVMGAVFLGGQAYEYALLVSEGFTLQTNAYTSAFFLATGFHGLHVLGGLLLFIFMLGRTYVARTFTHEQRVSAIVASYYWHFVDIVWIILFFVIYIVR; the protein is encoded by the coding sequence GTGGCGCCCGCACGCCTGATCGGCGTGAAGGGGCGTCCCGACGCGTTGGCGGTCGGGACGGTCATCTGGCTGGCGAGCGAGCTGATGTTCTTCGCTGCGCTCTTCGCCGCGTACTTCAACCTCCGCAACGCCACCACCGCGATGGCCGCGCCGGGTGAGGAGACCATGTGGCAGTGGGGCAGTTCCCACTTCATGCAGGAACTCTTCGGGATCAACCTGCCGTGGTTCTCCCTCATCAACACCACGATCCTGGTGCTGTCGTCGGTCACCTGCCAGATCGGCGTCTACCGCGCCGAGCGGGGCTTCGTCTCCCGCACCGGCAGCATCCTCAACCCCGCCAAGTGGGGCATGCGCGAGTGGTACATCCTCACCTTCGTGATGGGCGCCGTCTTCCTCGGCGGCCAGGCCTACGAGTACGCCCTGCTCGTCTCGGAGGGCTTCACGCTCCAGACCAACGCCTACACCTCGGCCTTCTTCCTCGCGACGGGCTTCCACGGCCTGCACGTCCTGGGCGGCCTGCTGCTGTTCATCTTCATGCTCGGCCGGACGTACGTGGCCCGCACCTTCACCCACGAGCAGCGCGTGAGCGCGATCGTGGCCTCGTACTACTGGCACTTCGTGGACATCGTGTGGATCATCCTGTTCTTCGTGATCTACATCGTCCGCTGA
- a CDS encoding response regulator transcription factor encodes MSEEATAAKATILIYSDDRSVRDAIKVAMGRRVAADLPEISVVECATYQAAIKTLDAGGIDLVIADGEAAPLGGMGLCRQAKDEIANCPPVLLLVQRVADAWLATWSRADAVVPYPIDPVRLPTPVAELLRERLGKRATVS; translated from the coding sequence ATGAGCGAAGAGGCAACCGCCGCCAAGGCCACCATCCTGATCTACTCCGACGACCGCAGCGTCCGTGATGCGATCAAGGTGGCGATGGGTCGACGCGTGGCCGCCGACCTGCCCGAGATCTCCGTCGTGGAGTGTGCGACCTACCAGGCCGCGATCAAGACCCTCGACGCGGGCGGCATCGATCTGGTCATCGCCGACGGCGAGGCCGCGCCCCTGGGCGGCATGGGCCTGTGCCGCCAGGCCAAGGACGAGATCGCGAACTGCCCGCCGGTGCTGCTGCTGGTGCAGCGCGTCGCCGACGCGTGGCTGGCCACGTGGTCGCGCGCCGACGCCGTGGTGCCCTACCCGATCGACCCGGTGCGTCTCCCGACCCCGGTGGCCGAGTTGCTGCGCGAGCGCCTCGGCAAGCGGGCGACGGTGTCGTGA
- the trpD gene encoding anthranilate phosphoribosyltransferase: MSQTWPDLLTGLVTGHDLDPADTAWAMNEILAGAASPAQIAGFMVALQAKGVTPGELTGLVSGMLDNARPISLPSTEAVDIVGTGGDRANTVNVSTMAAITAAAAGAKVVKHGNRAASSACGTADCLEALGVVLDLDPAVQAQVFDEVGIVFLFAAHYHPSLRHAAVARRELGIRTVFNFLGPLANPARPSAQAIGVADPVMARNVADVVAGRGHRGLVFHGGDGLDELTTTTDSRVWVIADGRSVETTLDPLDLGIQRAQKADLVGGDPAHNAQVARDAFAGNPGPVRDIVALNAAAALLAFEGPDPDAPLAAQLQPRLERAARALDDGAATDLLQRWVATTQRVAR; encoded by the coding sequence GTGAGCCAGACCTGGCCCGACCTCCTCACCGGTCTGGTGACCGGACACGACCTGGATCCCGCCGACACGGCGTGGGCCATGAACGAGATCCTCGCCGGCGCCGCGTCGCCCGCGCAGATCGCCGGCTTCATGGTGGCGCTGCAGGCGAAGGGCGTCACGCCCGGCGAGCTGACCGGCCTCGTCTCGGGCATGCTCGACAACGCCCGCCCGATCTCGCTGCCCAGCACCGAGGCCGTCGACATCGTCGGGACCGGCGGCGACCGCGCCAACACGGTCAACGTGTCGACGATGGCGGCCATCACCGCCGCCGCGGCCGGAGCCAAGGTCGTCAAGCACGGCAACCGGGCCGCGTCCTCGGCGTGCGGCACGGCGGACTGCCTCGAAGCGCTCGGCGTCGTGCTGGACCTCGACCCCGCGGTGCAGGCGCAGGTCTTCGACGAGGTCGGCATCGTCTTCCTGTTCGCGGCCCACTACCACCCGTCGCTGCGGCACGCCGCCGTCGCGCGGCGCGAGCTGGGGATCCGCACGGTCTTCAACTTCCTGGGCCCGCTGGCCAACCCGGCCCGCCCGTCCGCGCAGGCCATCGGCGTCGCCGACCCCGTGATGGCGCGGAACGTGGCCGACGTGGTCGCCGGACGCGGCCACCGCGGGCTCGTGTTCCACGGCGGAGACGGCCTGGACGAGCTCACCACCACGACGGACAGCCGCGTGTGGGTGATCGCGGACGGCCGCAGCGTCGAGACCACCCTCGACCCGCTCGACCTGGGTATCCAGCGGGCGCAGAAGGCCGACCTGGTGGGCGGGGATCCCGCGCACAACGCGCAGGTGGCGCGGGACGCCTTCGCGGGCAACCCCGGCCCCGTGCGCGACATCGTGGCGTTGAACGCCGCCGCAGCCCTGCTGGCGTTCGAGGGCCCCGACCCCGACGCGCCCCTGGCCGCGCAACTGCAGCCCCGGCTGGAGCGGGCGGCGCGGGCGCTCGACGACGGCGCGGCCACCGACCTGCTGCAGCGCTGGGTGGCGACCACCCAGCGCGTCGCGCGCTGA
- a CDS encoding prepilin peptidase, protein MPAPGIPLALPPLLVVACCLLAGLAAGALTRPVLARLPEPPDGPAAHKPPYAALGTHGFAVSVGALAALATAVAWLSTPPALWLAWASLSTVNVLACAIDARTTWLPRRLSLVGGAVAAAGAVVAGVAQGSWTPPIAAVLGALGVGAFFHLAWRLTGALGYGDVRLAATIGAVTACTSPPLALTALLAGTVAGALTGVLVRLSGRTGGFAYGPGLLAGAFAALLLPGG, encoded by the coding sequence ATGCCCGCCCCCGGCATCCCGCTCGCGCTCCCGCCGCTCCTGGTGGTGGCGTGCTGCCTCCTGGCGGGGCTCGCCGCCGGCGCGCTGACCCGCCCGGTCCTGGCGCGGCTGCCCGAACCGCCCGACGGCCCGGCGGCCCACAAGCCGCCCTACGCCGCTCTGGGGACGCACGGGTTCGCGGTCTCGGTCGGCGCGCTCGCGGCGCTGGCCACCGCGGTTGCCTGGCTCTCGACCCCGCCGGCGCTGTGGCTCGCGTGGGCGTCGCTGAGCACGGTCAACGTCCTGGCGTGTGCGATCGACGCCCGCACCACGTGGCTGCCGCGGCGGCTCTCGCTCGTGGGCGGGGCGGTGGCCGCGGCGGGAGCGGTGGTTGCGGGCGTGGCGCAGGGGTCGTGGACGCCACCGATCGCGGCCGTCCTCGGCGCCCTGGGGGTGGGGGCCTTCTTCCACCTCGCGTGGCGCCTGACCGGCGCGCTCGGCTACGGCGACGTGCGGCTCGCCGCGACGATCGGGGCAGTCACCGCCTGCACCTCACCGCCCCTGGCGCTCACCGCGCTGCTGGCCGGAACCGTGGCGGGGGCGCTGACCGGCGTGCTGGTGCGGCTGTCGGGGCGCACCGGCGGGTTCGCCTACGGCCCGGGGCTGCTCGCGGGGGCGTTCGCGGCCCTCCTGCTCCCGGGCGGCTGA
- a CDS encoding peptidylprolyl isomerase, with product MAKQATLHTNHGDITLNLFDEQAPKTVANFVGLADGTKEYRDPETGAATTGKFYDGLTFHRVIDGFMIQGGCPLGTGTGDPGYKFGDEFHPDLSFNRPYLLAMANAGPGTNGSQFFITVVPTPHLNFRHTIFGEVADQAGRDVVDAIATVRTGFGDRPAEPVVIESVDITEA from the coding sequence GTGGCCAAGCAGGCAACGCTCCACACCAACCACGGCGACATCACGCTCAACCTCTTCGACGAGCAGGCGCCCAAGACCGTCGCCAACTTCGTGGGGCTCGCCGACGGCACCAAGGAGTACCGCGACCCGGAGACCGGGGCGGCGACGACCGGCAAGTTCTACGACGGGCTGACCTTCCACCGCGTCATCGACGGCTTCATGATCCAGGGCGGCTGCCCGCTGGGCACCGGCACGGGGGACCCCGGCTACAAGTTCGGCGACGAGTTCCACCCCGACCTGTCCTTCAACCGTCCCTACCTGCTCGCCATGGCGAACGCGGGCCCCGGCACCAACGGGTCGCAGTTCTTCATCACGGTGGTGCCGACCCCGCACCTGAACTTCCGCCACACCATCTTCGGCGAGGTCGCCGATCAGGCCGGCCGTGACGTCGTGGACGCCATCGCGACGGTCCGCACGGGCTTCGGCGACCGCCCCGCCGAGCCGGTGGTGATCGAGTCGGTGGACATCACCGAGGCCTGA
- a CDS encoding Lrp/AsnC family transcriptional regulator, with protein sequence MNTAIVFITTQVDQVSEVADRVAAMPEVTEVYSVTGDMDLIALVRTREIERIADVVTGGINKVPGVTGTQTHLAFRAYSTHDLEAAFSLGE encoded by the coding sequence ATGAACACCGCGATCGTCTTCATCACCACGCAGGTCGACCAGGTCAGCGAGGTGGCCGACCGGGTCGCGGCGATGCCGGAGGTGACCGAGGTGTACTCCGTCACCGGCGACATGGACCTGATCGCGCTGGTGCGCACCCGCGAGATCGAGCGGATCGCCGACGTGGTCACGGGCGGGATCAACAAGGTGCCCGGCGTGACCGGCACCCAGACCCATCTGGCGTTCCGCGCCTACTCCACCCACGACCTGGAGGCCGCGTTCTCCCTGGGCGAGTAG
- a CDS encoding DEDD exonuclease domain-containing protein: MTSTALQPSFEDLGRPLATTPFVVVDLETTGAGADASITEVGAVRVCGGEVEGEFQTLVNPHAHIPPLVSVLTGITDAMVADAPRVDQVVPPFLEFARGAVLVAHNAGFDVGFLKRACAAQELAWPGFGVVDTVALARGVLTRDEVPNVKLATLARHFRVAEPPNHRALTDARATVEVLHKLLERVGNLGVSTVEDLLEFTRGVSPERRAKRTWAKDVPAEPGVYRFVADLPDRDGTVRRQVLYVGKSVNLRARVGSYFTAAEKRPRMEEMVRIATGVETTVCRTPLEAEVLELRLIAAHAPRYNRRSKFPERQQWIKLTVEPFPRLSLVRRVADDGASYFGPFSRRRTAEQAMLALYEAFPIRQCTGRLSERRLGSRCALGDLGKCLAPCDGSVGRAEYNHVTDAVRDGLTIDVRAVVRAPRARLARLVEQERFEEAERLTARLRTFVRASTRARRIGALAGCAQLVAVRRAEPGWEVHVIRYGRLAAATRARPGESVPGVARDAVAAAEQVERPVPGLPAATIEETERVAAWLETPGVRLIDVDGEWGWPLHGTIAEDDLPRLALGPAASPPST, translated from the coding sequence ATGACGTCGACAGCGCTGCAACCGAGTTTCGAGGACCTGGGTCGCCCCCTGGCCACGACACCGTTCGTGGTGGTCGACCTGGAGACGACGGGCGCGGGCGCCGACGCGAGCATCACCGAGGTCGGCGCGGTGCGGGTGTGCGGCGGCGAGGTCGAGGGCGAGTTCCAGACGCTGGTCAACCCGCACGCGCACATCCCCCCGCTCGTCTCGGTGCTGACCGGGATCACCGACGCGATGGTCGCCGACGCGCCACGCGTCGACCAGGTCGTTCCGCCGTTCCTGGAGTTCGCCCGCGGCGCGGTGCTGGTGGCACACAACGCGGGCTTCGACGTCGGGTTCCTCAAGCGCGCCTGCGCCGCCCAGGAGCTGGCCTGGCCCGGGTTCGGGGTCGTCGACACGGTGGCGCTCGCCCGCGGCGTCCTGACCCGCGACGAGGTGCCCAACGTCAAGCTGGCCACGCTCGCACGGCACTTCCGGGTGGCCGAGCCGCCCAACCACCGGGCGCTCACCGACGCCCGCGCCACCGTCGAGGTGCTGCACAAGCTGCTCGAGCGCGTCGGGAACCTCGGCGTCTCGACGGTCGAGGACCTGCTGGAGTTCACCCGCGGCGTCTCACCCGAGCGCCGCGCCAAGCGCACCTGGGCCAAGGACGTGCCCGCCGAACCCGGGGTGTACCGGTTCGTGGCCGACCTCCCCGACCGGGACGGAACCGTCCGGCGTCAGGTGCTGTACGTGGGCAAGAGCGTCAACCTGCGCGCGCGGGTCGGCAGCTACTTCACCGCGGCCGAGAAGCGCCCGCGCATGGAGGAGATGGTGCGCATCGCCACCGGCGTGGAGACGACGGTGTGCCGCACACCCCTGGAGGCCGAGGTGCTCGAGCTGCGGCTCATCGCGGCCCACGCCCCCCGCTACAACCGCCGGTCGAAGTTCCCCGAGCGCCAGCAATGGATCAAGCTCACCGTCGAGCCGTTCCCCCGGCTGTCCCTGGTGCGCCGCGTCGCCGACGACGGGGCCAGCTACTTCGGCCCGTTCTCGCGCCGGCGGACGGCCGAGCAGGCGATGCTCGCCCTCTACGAGGCCTTCCCGATCCGGCAGTGCACCGGGCGCCTGTCGGAGCGGCGGCTCGGCAGCCGCTGCGCCCTGGGTGACCTGGGCAAGTGCCTGGCACCCTGCGACGGCTCGGTGGGGCGGGCCGAGTACAACCACGTCACCGACGCCGTGCGCGACGGCCTGACGATCGACGTCCGGGCCGTCGTCCGCGCGCCCCGCGCGCGCCTGGCCCGCCTCGTCGAGCAGGAACGGTTCGAGGAGGCGGAGCGGCTCACCGCCCGGCTGCGGACCTTCGTCCGCGCCTCGACCCGCGCCCGACGGATCGGCGCGCTGGCCGGCTGCGCGCAACTCGTCGCCGTGCGCCGCGCCGAGCCCGGCTGGGAGGTGCACGTCATCCGGTACGGCCGCCTCGCCGCGGCCACCCGGGCCCGGCCGGGCGAGAGCGTGCCCGGGGTGGCCCGGGACGCCGTGGCGGCCGCGGAGCAGGTGGAGCGTCCCGTCCCGGGGCTGCCCGCGGCCACGATCGAGGAGACCGAGCGCGTCGCGGCGTGGCTCGAGACGCCCGGCGTCCGGCTGATCGACGTCGACGGCGAATGGGGCTGGCCCCTGCACGGCACGATCGCCGAGGACGATCTGCCCCGCCTCGCGCTGGGGCCGGCCGCCTCGCCGCCGTCGACGTGA
- a CDS encoding alpha/beta hydrolase, translating to MTIPEHARPFHADGGHVGVLLCHGFTGTPASLIEWAHHLADAGYTVSLPRLPGHGTSWQELNVTAWRDWYDHVDAAYAALRETCDTVFVAGLSMGGSLALRLAEQHPDVAGLMLVNPALGAVDPLARFAGVLKHVVRKVDSIANDIRKEGVDEGGYDVTPIAAVHELHKLWADVRSCLDLVTCPIILFRSAVDHVVPASSSDAVVRLVSSDDITEVILPNSYHVATMDHDAATVFAASVAFMQRVEAETARR from the coding sequence ATGACGATCCCCGAGCACGCCCGGCCCTTCCACGCCGACGGCGGGCACGTCGGCGTCCTGTTGTGCCACGGGTTCACCGGGACGCCGGCGTCCCTGATCGAATGGGCGCACCATCTGGCCGACGCCGGCTACACCGTCTCGCTGCCGCGGCTGCCCGGTCACGGCACCTCGTGGCAGGAGCTGAACGTCACCGCGTGGCGCGACTGGTACGACCACGTGGACGCGGCGTACGCCGCCCTGCGCGAGACCTGCGACACGGTGTTCGTGGCGGGGCTGTCCATGGGCGGCAGCCTGGCCCTGCGACTGGCCGAGCAGCATCCCGACGTCGCCGGGCTCATGCTCGTGAATCCCGCGCTCGGGGCCGTGGACCCCCTGGCGCGGTTCGCGGGCGTGCTCAAGCACGTGGTCCGCAAGGTCGACTCGATCGCGAACGACATCCGCAAGGAGGGGGTGGACGAGGGCGGCTACGACGTCACGCCCATCGCCGCGGTGCACGAACTGCACAAGCTGTGGGCCGACGTGCGGTCCTGCCTGGACCTGGTGACCTGCCCCATCATCCTGTTCCGCTCGGCGGTGGACCACGTGGTGCCCGCCTCGTCCTCGGACGCGGTGGTGCGGCTCGTCTCCAGCGACGACATCACCGAGGTGATCCTGCCCAACAGCTACCACGTGGCGACCATGGACCACGACGCCGCCACGGTCTTCGCCGCCTCGGTGGCGTTCATGCAGCGCGTCGAAGCCGAGACAGCGCGCCGCTGA
- a CDS encoding lysophospholipid acyltransferase family protein, translated as MSWYEFFKVPFRAFARVGYGARAVGEDNIPASGPVILAGNHIGAADTFVMPALIKRKVTFPAKAEMFTGAGGPVNKLIAWFLKAVGQVPLDRSGGRASADGLGPILEVLEEGGVAGIFPEGTRSPDGRLYKGKTGVARLALASGAPVIPVASRNSQFTGKKLGIPWADHPVITYGKPLDFSAFAWGVNDRAVLRWVTDEIMAAIQQLTGQVYVDAYATSIKYGGMTEEEAQRRTKSRPGGGPAPLPPVAPDEPTAPDGADAGTDPEAAPGEAS; from the coding sequence ATGAGCTGGTACGAGTTTTTCAAGGTGCCGTTCCGCGCCTTCGCGCGGGTCGGTTACGGCGCGCGTGCGGTGGGGGAGGACAACATCCCCGCGAGCGGCCCCGTCATCCTGGCGGGCAACCACATCGGTGCGGCCGACACCTTCGTCATGCCGGCGCTCATCAAGCGCAAGGTGACGTTCCCGGCCAAGGCAGAGATGTTCACCGGCGCGGGCGGCCCGGTCAACAAGCTCATCGCCTGGTTCCTCAAGGCGGTCGGCCAGGTGCCGCTGGACCGCTCCGGCGGCCGCGCCTCGGCCGACGGCCTGGGTCCGATCCTGGAGGTGCTCGAGGAGGGCGGCGTCGCGGGGATCTTCCCCGAGGGCACGCGCTCGCCGGACGGCCGCCTCTACAAGGGCAAGACCGGCGTGGCGCGGCTCGCGCTGGCCTCGGGTGCGCCGGTGATCCCCGTCGCGTCCCGGAACTCCCAGTTCACCGGCAAGAAGCTGGGCATCCCGTGGGCCGACCACCCCGTCATCACCTACGGCAAGCCGCTCGACTTCTCCGCGTTCGCCTGGGGCGTCAACGACCGCGCCGTGCTGCGCTGGGTCACCGACGAGATCATGGCGGCGATCCAGCAGTTGACCGGGCAGGTCTACGTGGACGCCTACGCCACCTCGATCAAGTACGGCGGCATGACCGAGGAGGAGGCGCAGCGCCGCACGAAGTCGCGCCCCGGCGGGGGGCCGGCGCCCCTGCCGCCCGTCGCCCCCGACGAGCCGACCGCCCCCGACGGCGCCGACGCGGGAACCGACCCGGAGGCCGCGCCGGGCGAGGCGTCCTGA
- a CDS encoding class II 3-deoxy-7-phosphoheptulonate synthase encodes MPTTIPTLTDLHARGAAQQPTYPDAAALEAAVAELRQRPPLVFAGEADELKARIADVAAGRAFLLQAGDCAETFGNVTATNIRNSLRVQLSMAVVLQYASQVPVVKVGRIAGQYAKPRSNDLETRDGVTLPSYRGDAVNGLDFTPEARVHDPRRLLDVYNSSAATLNLVRAFVNGGFADLRTVHSWNADFVRSSNVEEKYTRLSEEIERAMAFMIACGVSDDALRTVHFWASHEALLMEYEHALARIDSRTGTPYGTSGHLLWVGERTRQLDGAHVELLASLRNPLGIKMGPSTTPADARALVERLDPDAEPGRLTVITRMGAGTVRDALPPLIEAVEATGRKVAWVCDPMHGNTYATERGYKTRSFPVIWDEVDGFFDVHAELGTWPGGVHIELTGNDVTECVGGVHELDEADLATRYETACDPRLNRDQGIELAFYLAERLREDIARRGINPVQAFEPREL; translated from the coding sequence GTGCCCACGACGATTCCCACGCTGACGGACCTGCACGCGCGCGGAGCGGCCCAGCAGCCGACCTATCCCGACGCTGCGGCGCTCGAGGCGGCCGTCGCCGAACTGCGCCAGCGCCCGCCGCTGGTGTTCGCCGGCGAGGCGGACGAGCTGAAGGCCCGCATCGCGGACGTCGCGGCCGGCCGCGCGTTCCTGCTGCAGGCCGGCGACTGCGCCGAGACCTTCGGGAACGTGACGGCCACGAACATCCGCAACTCGCTGCGCGTCCAGCTGTCGATGGCCGTCGTGCTGCAGTACGCGTCGCAGGTGCCCGTGGTGAAGGTCGGCCGGATCGCCGGCCAGTACGCCAAGCCGCGCAGCAACGACCTGGAGACCCGCGACGGCGTCACCCTGCCCAGCTACCGCGGCGACGCGGTCAACGGGCTGGACTTCACCCCCGAGGCCCGCGTGCACGACCCGCGCCGCCTGCTCGACGTCTACAACAGCTCCGCCGCCACGCTGAACCTGGTGCGCGCCTTCGTCAACGGCGGCTTCGCCGACCTGCGCACCGTCCACAGCTGGAACGCCGACTTCGTGCGCAGCAGCAACGTGGAGGAGAAGTACACCCGCCTCAGCGAGGAGATCGAGCGCGCGATGGCGTTCATGATCGCCTGCGGCGTGAGCGACGACGCCCTGCGCACCGTCCACTTCTGGGCCTCGCACGAGGCGCTGCTCATGGAGTACGAGCACGCCCTGGCGCGCATCGACTCCCGCACCGGGACGCCGTACGGCACCTCGGGCCACCTGCTGTGGGTCGGGGAGCGCACCCGCCAACTGGACGGCGCCCACGTGGAACTGCTGGCCAGCCTCCGCAACCCGCTCGGCATCAAGATGGGCCCCTCGACCACGCCGGCGGACGCCCGCGCGCTGGTCGAGCGGCTCGACCCGGACGCCGAGCCCGGACGCCTCACCGTCATCACGCGGATGGGCGCCGGCACGGTGCGCGACGCGCTGCCCCCGCTCATCGAGGCCGTGGAGGCCACCGGCCGCAAGGTCGCGTGGGTGTGCGACCCCATGCACGGGAACACCTACGCCACCGAGCGGGGCTACAAGACCCGGTCGTTCCCGGTCATCTGGGACGAGGTCGACGGCTTCTTCGACGTGCACGCCGAGCTCGGCACCTGGCCCGGCGGCGTCCACATCGAGCTGACGGGCAACGACGTCACCGAGTGCGTCGGCGGCGTCCACGAGCTCGACGAGGCCGACCTGGCCACGCGCTACGAGACCGCCTGCGACCCGCGGCTCAACCGGGACCAGGGCATCGAGCTGGCCTTCTACCTCGCCGAGCGGCTCCGGGAGGACATCGCCCGCCGGGGCATCAACCCCGTGCAGGCGTTCGAACCGCGCGAGCTGTGA
- a CDS encoding threonine aldolase family protein gives MIDLRSDTLTRPTAAMRAAMADAAVGDDVYAEDPTIAELESRVAALLGHEAGLFCATGSLANVLGVATHVSAGQEVLCDAGAHIARAEMGAHGALSGVTMRTWVTPDGRVDVGQVGSLLSPDAGPYLVSTACVEIENTHNFGGGTIQPWDDLVAVSSLVRDAGVGLHLDGARLWNAHVATGIPMGDYGALFDTVSVCFSKGMGAPIGSVLVGSAEAMAAARVYRKRLGAGWRQAGLLAAACLHALDHHIDRLADDHAAARAFAAPLIAAGLPVVAPDTNIVVVPTGDRPAAHVVAAAAERGVALSAVGRAWSARSPTST, from the coding sequence ATGATCGACCTGCGCTCGGACACCCTCACGCGTCCGACCGCGGCGATGCGCGCCGCCATGGCGGACGCCGCCGTCGGCGACGACGTGTACGCCGAGGACCCGACGATCGCGGAGCTGGAGTCGCGCGTCGCCGCCCTGCTCGGGCACGAGGCCGGGCTGTTCTGCGCGACCGGCTCGCTGGCCAACGTGCTCGGCGTCGCCACGCACGTGTCGGCCGGCCAGGAGGTGCTGTGCGACGCGGGCGCCCACATCGCCCGCGCCGAGATGGGGGCGCACGGCGCCCTGTCCGGCGTGACGATGCGCACGTGGGTCACCCCGGACGGCCGCGTCGACGTCGGCCAGGTCGGCTCGCTGCTCTCCCCGGACGCCGGCCCCTACCTGGTGTCGACGGCCTGCGTCGAGATCGAGAACACGCACAACTTCGGCGGCGGCACGATCCAGCCGTGGGACGACCTCGTCGCGGTGAGCTCGCTGGTGCGTGACGCCGGCGTGGGGCTGCACCTCGACGGCGCCCGGCTGTGGAACGCCCACGTCGCCACCGGCATCCCGATGGGCGACTACGGCGCGCTGTTCGACACCGTCAGCGTCTGCTTCAGCAAGGGCATGGGCGCCCCGATCGGCTCGGTGCTGGTGGGGAGCGCCGAGGCGATGGCCGCCGCGCGGGTCTACCGCAAGCGGCTGGGCGCGGGCTGGCGGCAGGCGGGGCTGCTCGCCGCGGCCTGCCTGCACGCGCTCGACCACCACATCGACCGGCTCGCCGACGACCACGCCGCCGCCCGGGCGTTCGCGGCGCCGCTGATCGCGGCGGGCCTGCCCGTGGTCGCTCCGGACACCAACATCGTGGTCGTCCCGACCGGCGACCGGCCGGCCGCGCACGTGGTCGCGGCGGCCGCCGAGCGCGGGGTGGCGCTGTCGGCGGTCGGGCGCGCGTGGTCCGCGCGGTCACCCACCTCGACGTGA